Proteins from one Malania oleifera isolate guangnan ecotype guangnan chromosome 4, ASM2987363v1, whole genome shotgun sequence genomic window:
- the LOC131153747 gene encoding uncharacterized protein LOC131153747, whose translation MRQDFGGTSYPLVHQGCIIDKFTHLKPSSFEGGTNLIKAEMWMQDMEKILAVLNCTEDEKVLFATFKLAREVERWWLAMKLLEEQRAVPIEMSWGCFKQVFYDRYFRATTRNAKAEEFFNLTQGRLTVQQYVAKFLQLSCFAPSVVPDEYQKTRWFESGLNQRIHKHMVCLQIQDFMELVGKATVAYSSLQRGIEASERRKRSVSPCSQKNVRQGSWRGDRDAAGQGSERSDRGR comes from the coding sequence atgagacaAGATTTTGGGGGAACAAGCTATCCACTTGTGCACCAGGGTTGCATCATTGATAAATTTACCCATCTGAAACcttcatcttttgagggtggTACCAATTTgattaaggctgagatgtggatgcaagatATGGAAAAAATACTGGCAGTGTTGAATTGTACTGAGGATGAGAAGGTTCTCTTTGCCACCTTTAAACTGGCCAGAGAAGTTGAACGGTGGTGGCTTGCGAtgaaactattggaggaacagcGAGCGGTACCTATAGAAATGAGCTGGGGTTGCttcaagcaggtcttctacgACCGATATTTTCGCGCCACCACTAGGAATGCAAAGGcggaagaatttttcaacttgactcaggGACGCCTCACTGTTCAGCAGTATGTTGCTAAATTTCTACAACTATCTTGTTTTGCTCCTTCtgtggttccagatgaatatcaGAAGACGAGGTGGTTTGAAAGTGGCTTGAATCAGAGGATTCATAAGCATATGGTGTGTCTACAGATTCAGGATTTCATGGAATTGGTGGGGAAAGCTACAGTGGCATATTCAAGTCTGCAAAGGGGTATAGAGGCATCAGAACGAAGGAAAAGGTCAGTGTCTCCATGTTCCCAAAAAAATGTCAGACAAGGGTcgtggaggggagatagagatgcAGCAGGCCAAGGGTCAGAAAGAAGTGATCGAGGACGATAG